The Hymenobacter swuensis DY53 genome includes the window AGGCTAGGGCATAGAACAGGCCCAGATATAGCGGCGTCAGAAATAGATCTTTGAGTTCCATGCGCAGCGGGGCTTACTTCGTCTTCAAATATGCTTTGGCCTCCCGGTACTGCTCCGATTTGCGCTCGGATTTATCCAAGACCACTGTGTAGTAGCGGCGGGCTGCCGGAGCATCTTTGGCCTTATCGGCTAGGCGGGCCAAGGCCAGATTGGCAAACACGTAAAAACCGTACTTAGTTTCCCCATTCAGTTCCGCAAACACGATGCACCGCTGGTAGTATTCCTTGGCCTTGGTATAGTTCTTATACCTGTTCTGCATCAGATACCCCAGGAAATAGGTAGCATAGCGGCCACTGTTGGCTTCGTAGCCGGGCAGGCCCTGGTTCAGCTTCTCCAGCATATCCCGGCTTACCCGCTCACATTCCCGAAACTCACCCTGGCGGAAGCAGATGTTGGCATAGATTCGCTGGAAATAACCGTTGTCGGGATACGTGGTGGCTAGGTAGCGGGCCAGTGGCATGGCTTGCTCGGGCTTATCTTCTTCGTTGAGCAGAATGCGCATCAGGAATACGCGCGCTTCCGGCCCCACGTAGAAGCCGTTGTCGGCCACGTTACGGAGCTGCTGCAGCCCCAGCTGCTTATTACCTTTTGGGAAAAACAGCAATACCGGCTTGAGGAGTGGATAATTATCGGGAATCCAGACGGCGTAGTAGTTGAACAATGCCTGTCCGAACAGAAACTCCGGACTGAGGCCGTTAGCTTCTTTGCTTTTGTCGAGGTAATCCAAGGCCCGCTTGGCACTGACGGTGGCTTTGCGCCAGTCGTGGCGCTCGGCGTGCAGGCGGCCGTCGAAACCATAACCAGCCGCCAAGAAAAAACTGGCTTCGTAGTTCTGATTATCGGCTTTGTACATGGCTTCCCCCTTGGCAATGGTGGTATCCATGTAGGCGAAAAACTGCTTGTCGTAAAGCGTCGTTTGGATGCCGCTCGGCATAATTTTCCACCACGTACTCAGGCCCAGCAGAAAGTAGGGCATGGGGTGGTTGGGGTAGCGGCGGCGCAGGCTGCGGAACTGCCGCTCGGCCTTATCATACTTGAAATTGTACAGGTTATATACCGCTCCTTCCAGTTCCGTCTGGATATCCTTATCCATGAGCAGCCAGCCCTTGGTATCCACAGCGGCAGGAGCCACATCCACGTTTTCCAGGCGTACTTGCCGCACCGAATCGGGTAGGGCAGCGGGCCTAGCAGTGTCAGGTTGCTGGGCCCGGACTGCCAGCGGCAGCAACAGGAGAAGCAACAGGACAAATTGAACGCGTGGGAGCATAGGTATACTAAAGTTGCGGCTACAAACACTAACTGGATTATGCCCTACACCGCCCATACAGGCAGCTAAAGTAGGACATTTGTCCTAGTTTTGGACAAATAAGATACTACGTATGCAGCTTTTACAAGCCCTTTGTCAGATTTCCGCGCCTTCCGGTCACGAAGCTCCACTTACGGAATACTTACTTGACTACATCCGGACGCATCAGGCCGGCTGGCGCATCCAGCCAACCGTACTGGCGGGGGGAGAGTTCCAGGATTGCATTATTCTGGTATTCGGAAAGCCCCGTACGACTGTGTTTGCCCACCTTGACAGTATAGGCTTTACGGTCCGCTACGGTCGGCAGCTTGTGCGCATCGGTGGCCCTAACGTAGAAACCGGCTACCGGTTGGTGGGGCGGGATTTGCAAGGTGAAATCGACTGCACCTTGGTGGTGGATGAGGAAACCGGAGCGCTTAGCTACGACTTTCACCGTGACGTGGAGCGAGGCACGGAGCTAACGTTTTACTGTGACTTTCGGGAAACTCAAACAACGGTGCAAAGCTGCTACCTCGATAACCGCCTAGGCGTCTGGAACGCGCTGCGCCTGTGCGAAACCCTCGAAGACGGCATTGTGGCCTTCAGTTGCTGGGAGGAGCACGGCGGGGGCTCAGTAGCGTATCTGGCAAAATACATCTACAAAACCTACGGGGTGCGGCAGGCCCTAATTTCGGACATCACCTGGGTAACAGAAGGCGTGCGACCCGGCCAGGGCGTGGCTATTTCCCTGCGCGACTCCCTAATTCCGCGCCGCAGCTACGTGGAGCGCATCAGGTGTATTGCCGAGGCCGCCGGCATCCCGCACCAGCTGGAAGTGGAAAGCAGCGGCGGCTCCGATGCCAAAGAGCTGCAGCACGGTGCCCAGCCCTGGGACTGGTGCTTCATCGGGGCACCCGAGGACAACGTACATTCCCCGCACGAAATCGTGGATAAGCGCGACATCAGCAGTATGCTGGCATTGTATCAGGTGTTGATGCAGCAACTGTAGTTGTCGAATAAACTCAGACCTTTGCAGGGCATCAACAGTTCAGAATACGGCGTGAATCTTTCTACCCAACCGGTGGCCGAAAAGGCCCCTTTGCAGCACCTTACCTATCAGGAGCTAGATATTCTGCATGCATTGCGGGGCTTCTGCGCTTTTTATGTGGTGATTTTTCACGCCAAATTTATCCTGTGGTCGGGAGGGCGGCAGTACCTACAGGTGCATCCCCGAGCCACCTGGGGGGCGCTGGATTATCTGGCTTTTGGGGCCGATATGCTCAGCTCGGCCGGTTACGAAATGGTGATTTTCTTTTTCGTGCTGTCGGGCTTTTTTATCCGGTACGCGCAACTGCGTAAGCACCGGAAACCGGTGGCGTTTTACATCAACCGAATCGTGCGGATCTACCCACCGTTCCTGTTCGCCTCAGTACTGGCGGCTGTGGGGCTGTGGTGCGTGGCGCGTGGCATTCCGGTGGCAGTAGCTGCGGATAATGGCCGTGAGCTGAACACCACCCTAGCAGAAGCTTGGCATGAGCTGAGTACGCTAAACCTGGGCGGCGTGGTCCGGACGCTAGGTTTTTTGCAGGTTAATAAGGTGTACATCGGCTACAACGACGTGTACTGGTCGTTGCTGCCGGAGGCCATTTTCTACCTGGCCGTTCCCTTGGCGTTCTGGCGGATCTGGGTATACTACGGCCTTTCAATAGCTATACATGCGGTGGGCCTGCTCTGGACCCAGCACGGTCCGCTGAACCCGTTCATCGATTACCTGCTGACGTTCAACTTTTACTTCGCGGTAGGGGCCATGTTCTACGATGCGGTGGTACGCACGCCCTGGCTGACGTGGGCCCGCCGGGTGCCCGGTTGGTTGCTGCTGCTGCTGATGGGTGCTCTGTTTGGGGCCTTGTTGCTGCTGGCCGTGCTGAAGCTCAAGCCTATTTCCGGACTGGTGGCTACGCTGCTGGCCGTGCTGAGCATGACCACACTGCTGGCCGGCAAAGTCTCCGCGCAGAATCCGCTGATTCGGGGCTTGCACAAACTGGGTGTATTTAGCTTTTCGCTGTACCTCTACCATTTTCCGCTGCTGCTGCTCTGCTACGGCGGCCTAGTGTACCTCACGGGTGAAACCGTGTTCTATGCCCGCTATTACTGGCTGGCTCTGCCGCTGGTAACACTGGTGGCCTACGCCCTGTACTGGGTTACGGAGCGGGCTTCTGTGAATTATTTCCGCAAAGTATAAACGGCGGCGCAGGCAGTTCTGGGTCAGAGAGTTGGAGTTGCTGGTAAAACCTCTATTTTACCAGCAACTCTTGTGCTTTTTACTCTCCCCACCAAAACTCCATTCCCACCGTTTATGATGAACATTCTCTACGTAGTGCCGGTGCTGGGCGTACTGGCGTTGCTCTACACTTGGTTACGCGCGGGCTGGGTGAGTCGGCAGGATGCCGGCGACGCCAAAATGCAGACTATTGCCGGCTACATTGCCGATGGGGCCATTGCCTTCCTCAAAGCCGAGTACCGGGTGATGATGATTTTCGGGCTGATTGCCTCCGCTTTCCTGTTTTATCTGGGAAGCACCGGCGAGAAGTCGAGCCCGGTTATCGTCATTGCCTTTCTGATCGGGGCGGTTTTCTCGGCGCTGGCGGGTTTTATCGGGATGAAGATTGCCACCAAGGCCAACGTGCGCACGGCCCAAGCTGCCCGCACCAGCCTGAGCCAGGCCCTGAACGTGTCGTTTTCGGGGGGCTCGGTAATGGGGATGGGTGTGGCCGGCTTGGCGGTGCTGGGACTGGGCTCCTTGTTCATTGTGTTCTACCAGCTTTTCGTCGTTAGCAAAGGCGGCGGGGCCAACGGCATTGAGATGGAAACGGCCTTGGAAGTACTAACTGGCTTCTCTCTCGGGGCTGAAAGCATTGCGCTGTTTGCCCGCGTGGGTGGCGGCATCTATACCAAAGCCGCCGACGTGGGAGCCGACCTCGTGGGCAAAGTGGAAGCCGGCATCCCCGAAGATGACCCCCGCAACCCCGCCACAATTGCCGACAACGTGGGCGACAACGTGGGCGACGTGGCCGGCATGGGCGCCGATTTGTTCGGCTCCTACGTGGCTACCATTCTGGCCACTATGGTGCTGGGCCGGGAGGTAATAGCCACCGGCGACCAGTTTCAGGGCCTTTCGCCCATTCTGCTGCCGATGGTGATTGCCGGAATGGGCATTGTGGCCTCGCTGATCGGTATTCTGTGCGTGCGGGTGAAGGAGGGTGGCAACGTGCAGGCGGCCCTGAACCTGGGCAATTACGTGTCGGTGCTGGTGTCGGCGGTGGCTTCCTACTTCATCATCCGCTGGATGCTGCCTGCCGAGGACCTCACCATCCGGGGC containing:
- a CDS encoding M20/M25/M40 family metallo-hydrolase, which codes for MQLLQALCQISAPSGHEAPLTEYLLDYIRTHQAGWRIQPTVLAGGEFQDCIILVFGKPRTTVFAHLDSIGFTVRYGRQLVRIGGPNVETGYRLVGRDLQGEIDCTLVVDEETGALSYDFHRDVERGTELTFYCDFRETQTTVQSCYLDNRLGVWNALRLCETLEDGIVAFSCWEEHGGGSVAYLAKYIYKTYGVRQALISDITWVTEGVRPGQGVAISLRDSLIPRRSYVERIRCIAEAAGIPHQLEVESSGGSDAKELQHGAQPWDWCFIGAPEDNVHSPHEIVDKRDISSMLALYQVLMQQL
- a CDS encoding acyltransferase family protein encodes the protein MNLSTQPVAEKAPLQHLTYQELDILHALRGFCAFYVVIFHAKFILWSGGRQYLQVHPRATWGALDYLAFGADMLSSAGYEMVIFFFVLSGFFIRYAQLRKHRKPVAFYINRIVRIYPPFLFASVLAAVGLWCVARGIPVAVAADNGRELNTTLAEAWHELSTLNLGGVVRTLGFLQVNKVYIGYNDVYWSLLPEAIFYLAVPLAFWRIWVYYGLSIAIHAVGLLWTQHGPLNPFIDYLLTFNFYFAVGAMFYDAVVRTPWLTWARRVPGWLLLLLMGALFGALLLLAVLKLKPISGLVATLLAVLSMTTLLAGKVSAQNPLIRGLHKLGVFSFSLYLYHFPLLLLCYGGLVYLTGETVFYARYYWLALPLVTLVAYALYWVTERASVNYFRKV